GGTAATAGTCGTAGTAGCTGACGAAGTACTCGACGGCGTTCTCGGGGAAGAACTCGCGGAACTCGGCGTAGAGCTGCGCCGCCAGCGTCTTGTTCGGCGCCATCACGATCGCCGGCCGGCCGGTGCGGGCGATGACGTTGGCCATCGTGTAGGTCTTGCCCGAGCCGGTGACGCCGAGCAGCGTCTGGTACTTGAGGCCGTCTTCGATGCCGTCGATCAGCCCGGCGATCGCCGTCGGCTGGTCGCCGGCAGGCGGGAAGGGCTGGAACAGCTTGTACGGTGAATTCGGGAATTCGACGAACATGATCGGTCTCGGGCGCGTCTCGGGCGCGAATGCGGTCGATTGTACGCGCCCGGCCCGCCGGCTTGCAGGGGCAAGCCGGGCTCCGGGTCAAAATCCTTCCGCACGCCGGTTCAGGGGGCAATGACGCTTGGCAAATACAGCCGAATGCCATTGATATATGCAACACAGTTGCATTTATGAGATGCTTGTTGAAACTGAGTTGCATTTGTGGCCCGGTTTGAACCTGTCTGCCTTGCCGATGCGCCGGTTCTGCCGGCCGTGCACGCCCCCCTCGTGCCGGCGAGCGCCGACAGACCTCTCGTCGACCCCGGTGGCGGCGCCCGGCCCCGCGGCATCGCCGGGCCGGGCCGCTTTCGGCTGCCATCCCGAACCCATGGAGTTGTCATGTCTCACCCTCACCGCCCGTTGCGGGCGCGTCCGCTGACGCCGCTGCTCGCGGCTTTTACCCTGGCGTTTTCACCGGCCGTGCTGGCCGACGAGCGGAAAACGGAGACCACGCTCGCGCCCTTGGTGGTCACCGCCAATCCGCTCGGCAACGGCGATCTGGCCGTACCGGTCACCCAGCTGGCCGGGGATGCGCTGTTGCTGCGCGACGCCGGCACGCTGGGCGAAGTGCTGACCGGCCTGCCCGGTGTCGCATCGACGTCGTTCGGCCCCGGTGCCAGCCGGCCGGTGATCCGCGGGCTCGACGGCGACCGGATTCTGCTGTTGCAGAACGGCATGGGGGCGCTGGATGCTTCGGCGCTGTCGTACGACCACGCGGTCGCGCAGGATGTCGCCGTTGCCGAACGCATCGAAATCGTCCGCGGCCCGGCCGCACTGCTGTACGGCGGCAACGCCATCGGTGGCGTCGTCAACACGCTGGACAACCGCATTCCGTCGGCGCAGCTCGACGGCGTGTCCGGTGCCGCGCGGCTTGAATACGGTGGCGCGGCCAACGAGCGCGTTGGCGGTGCCCGTATCGACGCCGGCAACGGCGACTACGCCGTGCACGTCGACGTGTTCGGCCGCCGCAGCGACGACCTGCGCATCCCCGGCTATGCCTGGTCCGAGCGCCAGCGTGCCGGGCAGGGCAGCTATCAGCCGCCGCAGCACGGCCATGAACATGGCGAAGAAGACGAGCACGGGCACGAGGCGTCGGAGCCCGAGTCGCCACAGGGCCGGCTGCCCAACAGCGACAGCCGCGCGCATGGCGGGGCGTTCGGCGTGTCGCGGACCTGGGACGACGGCCATCTGGGCTTCGCCTACAGCGGCTACCGCAGCAACTACGGTTCGGTGGCTGAGGAGGACGTACGTCTGGACCTGAAGCAGGACCGGTTTTCGCTGGCGTTCGCCAAAAACGGGCTGGCCGGTCCGTTCACCGACGTCAAGGCCGATCTGGCCTACACCGATTACGGCCATCAGGAACTGCACGGCAGCGAGGTGGGTACGACCTTCGGCAATCGCGGCTACGACGCACGGATCGAAGGGCGCCATGCCGCCGTCGGCGCGCTGACCGGCGTCGTCGGCGTGCAGTTCGGCCAGACACGATTCTCGGCGCTGGGCGAGGAAGCCTTCGTGCCCGATACCGAAACGCAAAAGATCGCGCTGTTCGTGCTCGAGCAGTGGCAGGCGGCGACGGCGCAGTTCAGCCTTGGGGGCCGGATCGACTACAGCAGCCTCAGCCCGAACGCCTCGGACAACCGCCGCTTCAAGAACAGCGAGTCGCGCTCGTTCACCGCCGGCTCGCTGTCGGCCGGCGTCGTGCAGCCGCTCGCCGGCGGCTGGTCGCTCGCCGGCAACGCGGCGTACACCGAGCGCGCGCCGAGCCAGTACGAGCTGTATGCCAACGGCGAACACGTCGCCACCGGCACGTTCGAGCGTGGCGATCCGGATGCCGGCAAGGAAAAAGCCGGCTCGCTGGATGCGGCCTTGCGTTACCGGGCCGGCGCCGACCGGCTCTCGCTTGGCGGTTATTACAGCCACTTCGCCAATTTCATCGCGCTCGAGCGTACCGGCCGCTGGTGCCATTCGCACGGCGATCACGACCACTGCGGCAAGGTGCAGCGCGAGGGCGAGTCGCCGGAATACGCCTACGAGGGCGTGCCGGCCAAGCTGTACGGCTTCGAGCTCGACAGCAACTGGCGCGTGTTCCAGAACGCGGCGCAGTCGATCGACCTGCAGGTGTGGGGGGATGTGACCCGGGGCGAGCAGCGGGATTCCGGCGAGGCATTGCCGCGCATTCCGCCGCTGCGCCTGAACGGCGCGATCGTCTACGGCCGGGGACCGCTGTCGCTGCGCGCCGAAGTGCTGCACGCGGCCGAGCAGGACCGTGTGCCGCAGAACGACACGCCCAGCGACGCGTACACCGTGGCCAACGTGGCGCTCAGCTACCGCTTCCGCAATGGCGCAACCGACTGGACGACCTATCTGCGTGGCGACAACCTGAGCAACGAGGAAATCCGCTACGCGAGCTCGCTGACCCGTGACATCGCGCCGCAAGGGCGGCGCAGCGCCAGGGCCGGCCTGGCCGTGCGGTTCTGAGCGGGCGCCGGGCCGTCCGCGGCGGCGTTGCCCTCCTCGCTGCGCGACGCATTCGACCTGCGGTGCAGGGCCGGCGCTGTCCGCGCATCACGCCGGACGCCGGCCTGACGGACGGCGGCGGCGCCGCCGGGGCGCCGGCGGGCGGGAAGGGCCGGCACGGCTTGTTCGGCGGGTTCGGGCGTTCGACGAACAGGGCGGTCCGCTCGAATGGACGGAATGCGGGAATTTAACCCGCCGCCCGGCATCGTAGCTATTGCGCGGACGCTTTTCGCCCGCGGGGAGCCGCCATGTCTTTGCCGCCGTTCAAATCCGCGGGCATGCTCACGCTCGGGGTCGAGCTCGAGCTGATGCTGCTCGAGCCGCATACCTTCGAGCTCAGCGCCGGAGCGCTCAACCTGCTCGAGCTGATGCGCATGCACGCCGACAAGCGCTTCTTCTTCTGCCCCGAAATCACCCAGACGATGATCGAGTACAACAGCGGCGTGCACGGCCGCTGGCACGAACTGCTCGACGAGTTGCGGGCGATGCGCAGCTATCTCTTGCCGCTGGTCGACGAATGCGGGCTGCGCATCAGCGGCGGCGGCACCCACGCGTTCCGCAACTGGCACGAGCAGGCGTTCTTCCCAAAGGAGCGCTACCTCAACCTCGGTGAAAAGTACGGCTACCTGAGCAAGCAGTTCACCGTGTTCGGCATGCACGTCCACGTCGGCGTCGGTGGCGACGGCGACCGGGCGATCGAGCTGATCCGCTCGGTGTCGCCGTGGATTCCGCTGCTGATCGCGCTGTCGGTCGCGTCGCCGTTCCAGGAGGGCGCCGATACCGGCTTTGCCTGCTCGCGGCTGCACAGCCTGACGTCGTTCCCGTATTCCGGCGCGATGCCGGCCTTTGCCGACTGGGCCGAGTGCCGCGACTACATCGACGGTCTGACCGGGCTCGGCATCGTCGGCGGCATCAAGGATTTCTACTGGGACATCCGCCCCAAGCCCGAGTACGGCACGGTCGAGTTCCGCATCTTCGATACGCCGCTGACGGTCGAAATCGCCGCCGGCCTCGCCGGGCTGGTACAGCTGATGTGCGCGTACTACCTCGCCCGGCCGGCGCCGCCGCCGCTGTACGACGTCTATCCGTACAACCGCTTCCAGGCCTGCCGCTACGGGCTGGCCGGCGAGATGGTCGACCCGTGGACCGGCGAGCGCGCAGGCTATCTCGACAATGCGCGCGCCTTGCTCGACCGGCTCACGCCGCTGGCGCGCGAATTCGACGCCGCCAAGGTGCTGCATGTCTACCGCGACAAGCTCGAACCGGGGCTGAGCCAGGCCGACCATCAGCGCGCCGTTGCGGCCGCCGGCGACCTGCCGCGGCTGATGCGCTGGCAGGCCGACTGCTTCGCCTCCGGCGTGGTCGCGTCGGACGGTCAGACCCGGTAGCGTTCGATCGCCGCTTGCAGCTGCCGCGACATCTGCTGCAGGTGCTCGGCCGCGGCGGCGGTGTGCATCGCCGTGGCGTTGCTCTCCTCGCTCATCTGCGCCACCCGTTCGATCTGCTGGGCAATGCTGGTGCTGGCCTGGCTCTGTTCGCGCATCGCGCCGGAAATCTCGCTGACCTGATGCACGACGTCGTCGCTGCCGCTGCGGATCTGCCGGATCGCCGCGCCGGCCTGCTCGGCCTGGGCGACGCCGTCGCCGACCAGCGTGACGACGGCCTGCATCGACGTGACCGTCTGGTCGGCTTCGGCCTGGATCGCCTCGACGGTGCCGGCGATCTCGCGCGTCGATACCGCGGTGCGTTCGGCGAGCTTGCGCACCTCGTCGGCGACGACGGCAAAGCCGCGGCCGGTTTCACCGGCGCGCGCCGCTTCGATCGCCGCATTCAGCGCCAGCAGGTTGGTCTGGTCGGCGATGTCCTTGATCACGTTGACCACCGCGTTGATCTCGGCGGTGCGCTCCTTCAGGCTGCCGATCTGCGTTGCCGCGGTACCGACCGTCGCGGCGATGCCGTTGATCTTGCCGATGGTCTGTTCGATCACCGCGCCGCCGCTGCCGGCGAGCCGGCCGGCTTCACGCGCCAGATCGTCCGCACCGCCGGCACGGTCGGCCACGTGGGTGACGCTGACGGTCATCTGTTCGACCGCGGCGGCCATGTTCGCCGTCGACTCGCTGACGTCGTTCGACGCGGCCGACATCTGTGTCGACGCGTCGGCCAGCTCGGTCGCCGACGTACCGAGGCCGCTGCCGACCTGCTGCAGCTGGCGGAAGCTCTGCTGCATCGTGTCGAGCAGCCCGTTGAACGCGTGCAGCGTCTGGTTCACCTCGTCGCTGCCGCGCGCCGGGATCCGGCGGGTGAAATCGTAGTCGCTGGCGAGCCGGACGACCGAATCGCGCAGCTGTCCGAGCGGGCCGGTGACGCTGCGCACGATCAGCGTGCCGAGCACGAACAGTAGCGCGGTGGCGACCAGCGGGGTGATCAGGCTCGCGTTCTGCCCGGTAGCGATGGCGCCGGTCACGTCCTGGCGCGACTGGTCGAGCAGGCGCTGGTTGTTGTCGACGGCCTGCTTCATCGCGGCAATCGCCTTTTCACCCTGTGCCGCGGCCCGGCTGATGGCGGCCGGTATTTCGTCGTGCTGGCCGCTCCTCGAATGCTTGAGGATCTCCTGCACCTGGGGCAGGTAGCGGTCGATCTCGTCGCGCGCCTGGCGCACGTCGGCGGGGTTGCCGAAGCGGTTCAGATGGGATTCGAAGATCTGGCCCAGCTCGCTGCGCAGGCTGTTGAAGCCGGCTTCGACCTTGTCCTTGCCGGCTGGTTCTTGCTGCACCAGGTGCTGGTAGATGCTCATGCGCAGGCGCAGGAACACCTCCTGTGCGCGGTTCAGGTTCTGCATCGCCGGAACGGCGTTGTCGAGCATCTCGGTCGAGTTGTCGCGGATCTTGGCCAGCAGCAGGCCGGACACCAGTGCCATCAGCACGACGGCGGCGACCCCGAGTCCGCAGAGCAGGTACAGGCGTGTAGCGATCTTCATCGGGCCATCCCTCGAATATGATGATGACCTAATGTAGCAGCCGTTTTCGCACTACAGCGTTGCCGCCGGCACCGGTGTGGCAAAACGATCTCAGGGTTTTTACCGAGTCCGGCAAGGCGCCGGAACCGGCTTGCAGCAAGGCTTTCAGCCCGTTCCTTTGTGCGTTGCAAGCGCAGAAAGTCGAATGCAAACAGCGCGGGGGAGGGGGCTGCCGGGGCAGCCTGGCGGGCCGCGCCGTCCGGACGGCGCGACCCGCAGGTTTCAGCGCAGGTTGCGCTCGAGCGCATGCCACAGGCTGTGCTCGGCGTCGTCCTGCGTCAGCTCCCAGATCATCACGCCGCCGAGCTGCTCGGCCTTCACGTAGTCGGCCTTGGTCTTGAGCGAGACCGCGTCGTCATAGCTGACCAGTTGCTTGAGCCCGGCGTTGTACAGGTAGGGCGCGTTGCCGGCTTCCTTGCTGCGGAACGACTGCCAGCCGGGTTTGCCGATCAGCGTCGCGACGGCCGTCGAGTACTTGGCGGTGCCGGGTTCGGCGTCGTCGAGCAGGCCCGGCCCCTTGGACGGTTGTGCCAGGCCGTCGCCGTTCGGGCCCGGTTCGACATTGCCCTGGCCGCGCGCGTAGAACGGCACGCCGAGCACCAGTTGCGATGGCTTGAAGCCCTGGGCGATGAAGTATTTCACGCCACCGTCGGCGTTGAGGACGCTCGCATCGGCCTCGCCCGGGGTCGGGTAGAGCGCCGCGTGCAGCCCGGCGCGCGGGCTCCAGGCGCCGTAGAAGTCGTAGCTCATCAGGTTGACCCAGTCGAGCAGCTTGGCCGCCGCCTTCAGGTCGTAACCGGACGAGCCCCAGCCGCCGTTGGTGCCGGGGATCGCTGCCGTCAGCACATAGCGGGCGCCATCGGCCTTGCCGCGCTGGTCGAGTTCGCTGCGCAGCGCCTGCAGCAGCTTGGTGTAATTGTCGCGGTCGGCCGGTGAGGCGTCGGCCGCATAGTCGCCGCCGGTCACCGGGTGCTCCCAGTCGAGGTCGAGGCCCTGACAGCCGTAGTCGCGCATGATCGCGACCGAGGTCTGCGCCAGCCGGGTCCGGCCGGCGTCGGTCTGCGCGACCTTGGCGATGTTGCGCGAGCCGGTCCAGCCGCCGATCGCCCACTGGCAGGCCAGCTTCGGGTTCCTGACCCGCGCCTTGGCGAACGCCTGCTTCCACTGTTTGGCCGCATCGGCGTTCTTGGCGTCGATGTAGGCGCTGCCGTCCGGCTTCACCAGCAGGAAGGAGTAGATGCCGACATCGAGACCGGGCAGGACTTCGGCGCCCCGCGCGCGCTCGGCGTCGGTCTGCCAGGTCGGCAGGTAGGAAATCAGTTTCGGCGCGTCGGCGGTCTGCGCCGGGCCGGTGGCGCAGGCGCTGAGGACGGGCAACAGGACGAGCGGCAGGTAACGCAACATTCGGTTCTCCTTGGTTGGATGAGCTGCAAGTGGCCAAGTTAAGCAATTGAGCTTCGCAATGGAATGTCGCAATCTGATTGTCATTTTGTTCGAATCCAGCACCGGCGATGTCGACGATCTATCAGGAAATGTTCGATGTGGGCGAGGGCACCCGGCAGTGCTCGGTCGGCGCGCGCCGCTACCACCACCCGCACCTGCTCGCGCTGGCCGAGCACGCGCTGCTGTTTGCCGGCCATTCCGAGGTCGACGGCCATCTGCATGTCGAGCGCATCGGTGCGCCGTTCCACGTGGTGCTGGCCTGTGCCGCCGGCACCGGCGTGGTGACCGATGGCGCACACAGGCTGGCGCTCGGCCCGGGGCAGATGGCGGTGCTGCCGGCGCGCGGCCACAGCGGCTTCCGCTCGGACGGCGGGCCGTGGCGGCTGGCGTGGTTCCTGCTCGACGACGTACCGGCGTGGCGCATGCTGGCCGGCGACCGCGTCGGCATCCGGCCGCTGATGCATGCGGACAGCCTCTACCAGACCGTGCGCGTGCTGTGCGCCGAGGCCAGACTCGGCCAGGCCGGCTTTGCCGGGCAGGCGCTGCTGCTGGCACTCGACCTGCTCCGGCGGGCGCTGGCCGGCCGGGGCGACGAGGCGGTCGCCGCGCGGTTGCGGGCGCTGTTCGAGCCGGTCCGGCATGCGCCGGCGCGGGACTGGCGGGTCGAGGCGTTCGCGCTCGCCCACGGCGTCAGCGCGGCGCACCTGCACCGGCTGTGCGTCCGGCATCTCGACGCCACGCCGCAGCAGCTGATCATCCGCCAGCGCATGCACCGTGCACGCGAACTGCTGGTGGCCGGCGGCGGCAATGTCGCCGCCGTCGCCGAGCAGGTCGGCTATCAGGAAGTGGCGAGCTTCTCGCGCCGCTTCCGCCAGCACTTCGACATCAGTCCGGGCGAGCTGCTGCAGGCGCTGCGGCGCGCGCCGGCCGGCTAAGTCCCGACGAAAAAAAGCCCCACCGCAAGGTGGGGCTGAAGTGCTGCCGTGAAAACGTACTGCTGGTCCTGCTGAAACTCAGATCGCGCTCTTGGCCAGCTGCTCGAGAATGGCCGGGTTTTCCAGCGTCGACGTGTCCTGGGTGATCTCCTGGCCCTTGGCGATGTCGCGCAGCAGGCGGCGCATGATCTTGCCCGAGCGGGTCTTGGGCAGGTTGTCGCCGAAGCGGATTTCGTCGGGCATCGCGATCTTGCCGATCTCGTGCGCTACCCATTCGCGCAGCTCCTTGGCGATGCGCTTGGCGTCGTCGCCTTCCGGACGGGCACCCTTGAGCACGACGAAGGCGCAGACCGACTCGCCCTTGATCTCGTGCGGCTTGCCGACGACGGCGGCTTCGGCGACCAGCGGGTTGGCGACCAGTGCCGATTCGATTTCCATCGTGCCGAGGCGGTGGCCAGAGACGTTCAGCACGTCGTCGACGCGGCCCATGATCCAGATGTAGCCGTTCTCGTCGAAATGGGCCGAGTCGCCGGCCAGGTACAGCTGGCCGTTGAAGTCTTCGGGGAAATAGGTCTTCTTGAAGCGTTCCGGGTCGTTCCAGATCGTGCGGACCATCGACGGCCACGGCTTGCGCACGACGAGGAAACCGCCCTTGCCCGGCTCGACCGGCGCGCCGGCTTCGTCGACGATGTCGGCGATGATGCCCGGGATCGGCAGCGTGCACGAACCCGGCTTGGTCGCGACGGCGCCCGGCAGCGGGGCGATCATGTTGGCGCCGGTTTCGGTCTGCCACCAGGTATCGACGATCGGGCAGCGGCCACCGCCGACGGTTTCGTGATACCAGATCCACGCTTCGGGGTTGATCGGCTCGCCGACGGTGCCCAAGAGGCGCAGGCTCGACAGGTCGTACTGCTTCGGCAGATCGCCACCGAGCTTGATCAGCGAGCGGATCGCCGTCGGCGCGGTATAGAACGTCGTGACCTTGTGCTTCTCGATCATCTGCCAGAATCGGCCGGCATCCGGGAAGGTCGGCACGCCTTCGAACACGACCTGGGTCGCGCCGATGGCCAGCGGGCCGTAGGCAACATAGCTGTGGCCGGTGATCCAGCCCACGTCGGCCGTGCACCAGTAGACGTCGCCTTCGCGGTAGTCGAAGACCCACTTCATCGTCGTCAGCGCGCCGAGCAGGTAGCCGCCGGTGCTGTGCTGGATGCCCTTGGGCTTGCCGGTCGAACCCGAGGTGTAGAGGATGAACAGCGGGTGCTCGGCGTCGACCCATTCCGGTTCGCACTGGGTCGGCTGGCCTTCGACCAGCTCGTGCCACCAGACGTCGCGGGCGTCGTTGAACGCGGCGCTGCTGTTCTCGAGCCGGCGCAGCACGACGACCTTCTCGATCGATTCGCTGCCTTCCATCGCGACGGCCTCGTCGACGGTGGCCTTGAGCGGCACCGGCTTGCCGCCGCGGAAGCCTTCGTTGGCGGTGATGACGATCTTGGCCTGCGCGTCCTGGATGCGGTCGCGCAAGGCGCCGGCCGAGAAGCCGCCGAACACGACCGAGTGGATCGCACCGATGCGGGCACATGCCTGCATCGCCACGACGGCTTCGACGGTGTGCGGCATGTAGACGA
This window of the Jeongeupia sp. USM3 genome carries:
- a CDS encoding TonB-dependent receptor is translated as MSHPHRPLRARPLTPLLAAFTLAFSPAVLADERKTETTLAPLVVTANPLGNGDLAVPVTQLAGDALLLRDAGTLGEVLTGLPGVASTSFGPGASRPVIRGLDGDRILLLQNGMGALDASALSYDHAVAQDVAVAERIEIVRGPAALLYGGNAIGGVVNTLDNRIPSAQLDGVSGAARLEYGGAANERVGGARIDAGNGDYAVHVDVFGRRSDDLRIPGYAWSERQRAGQGSYQPPQHGHEHGEEDEHGHEASEPESPQGRLPNSDSRAHGGAFGVSRTWDDGHLGFAYSGYRSNYGSVAEEDVRLDLKQDRFSLAFAKNGLAGPFTDVKADLAYTDYGHQELHGSEVGTTFGNRGYDARIEGRHAAVGALTGVVGVQFGQTRFSALGEEAFVPDTETQKIALFVLEQWQAATAQFSLGGRIDYSSLSPNASDNRRFKNSESRSFTAGSLSAGVVQPLAGGWSLAGNAAYTERAPSQYELYANGEHVATGTFERGDPDAGKEKAGSLDAALRYRAGADRLSLGGYYSHFANFIALERTGRWCHSHGDHDHCGKVQREGESPEYAYEGVPAKLYGFELDSNWRVFQNAAQSIDLQVWGDVTRGEQRDSGEALPRIPPLRLNGAIVYGRGPLSLRAEVLHAAEQDRVPQNDTPSDAYTVANVALSYRFRNGATDWTTYLRGDNLSNEEIRYASSLTRDIAPQGRRSARAGLAVRF
- a CDS encoding YbdK family carboxylate-amine ligase, whose translation is MSLPPFKSAGMLTLGVELELMLLEPHTFELSAGALNLLELMRMHADKRFFFCPEITQTMIEYNSGVHGRWHELLDELRAMRSYLLPLVDECGLRISGGGTHAFRNWHEQAFFPKERYLNLGEKYGYLSKQFTVFGMHVHVGVGGDGDRAIELIRSVSPWIPLLIALSVASPFQEGADTGFACSRLHSLTSFPYSGAMPAFADWAECRDYIDGLTGLGIVGGIKDFYWDIRPKPEYGTVEFRIFDTPLTVEIAAGLAGLVQLMCAYYLARPAPPPLYDVYPYNRFQACRYGLAGEMVDPWTGERAGYLDNARALLDRLTPLAREFDAAKVLHVYRDKLEPGLSQADHQRAVAAAGDLPRLMRWQADCFASGVVASDGQTR
- a CDS encoding methyl-accepting chemotaxis protein; this translates as MKIATRLYLLCGLGVAAVVLMALVSGLLLAKIRDNSTEMLDNAVPAMQNLNRAQEVFLRLRMSIYQHLVQQEPAGKDKVEAGFNSLRSELGQIFESHLNRFGNPADVRQARDEIDRYLPQVQEILKHSRSGQHDEIPAAISRAAAQGEKAIAAMKQAVDNNQRLLDQSRQDVTGAIATGQNASLITPLVATALLFVLGTLIVRSVTGPLGQLRDSVVRLASDYDFTRRIPARGSDEVNQTLHAFNGLLDTMQQSFRQLQQVGSGLGTSATELADASTQMSAASNDVSESTANMAAAVEQMTVSVTHVADRAGGADDLAREAGRLAGSGGAVIEQTIGKINGIAATVGTAATQIGSLKERTAEINAVVNVIKDIADQTNLLALNAAIEAARAGETGRGFAVVADEVRKLAERTAVSTREIAGTVEAIQAEADQTVTSMQAVVTLVGDGVAQAEQAGAAIRQIRSGSDDVVHQVSEISGAMREQSQASTSIAQQIERVAQMSEESNATAMHTAAAAEHLQQMSRQLQAAIERYRV
- a CDS encoding glycoside hydrolase family 18 protein, producing the protein MLRYLPLVLLPVLSACATGPAQTADAPKLISYLPTWQTDAERARGAEVLPGLDVGIYSFLLVKPDGSAYIDAKNADAAKQWKQAFAKARVRNPKLACQWAIGGWTGSRNIAKVAQTDAGRTRLAQTSVAIMRDYGCQGLDLDWEHPVTGGDYAADASPADRDNYTKLLQALRSELDQRGKADGARYVLTAAIPGTNGGWGSSGYDLKAAAKLLDWVNLMSYDFYGAWSPRAGLHAALYPTPGEADASVLNADGGVKYFIAQGFKPSQLVLGVPFYARGQGNVEPGPNGDGLAQPSKGPGLLDDAEPGTAKYSTAVATLIGKPGWQSFRSKEAGNAPYLYNAGLKQLVSYDDAVSLKTKADYVKAEQLGGVMIWELTQDDAEHSLWHALERNLR
- a CDS encoding helix-turn-helix transcriptional regulator, which gives rise to MSTIYQEMFDVGEGTRQCSVGARRYHHPHLLALAEHALLFAGHSEVDGHLHVERIGAPFHVVLACAAGTGVVTDGAHRLALGPGQMAVLPARGHSGFRSDGGPWRLAWFLLDDVPAWRMLAGDRVGIRPLMHADSLYQTVRVLCAEARLGQAGFAGQALLLALDLLRRALAGRGDEAVAARLRALFEPVRHAPARDWRVEAFALAHGVSAAHLHRLCVRHLDATPQQLIIRQRMHRARELLVAGGGNVAAVAEQVGYQEVASFSRRFRQHFDISPGELLQALRRAPAG
- the acs gene encoding acetate--CoA ligase, with protein sequence MSSIDSVLKENRLFPPSDDFRVKANVSGMEGYNALCEQANRDYAGFWADLGRELVSWNKPFTKVLNDSNAPFFKWFEDGQLNISYNCLDRHLDARGDKTAIIFEADDGSVEHVSYRQLHARVCQFANGLKLLGVKKGDRVVVYMPHTVEAVVAMQACARIGAIHSVVFGGFSAGALRDRIQDAQAKIVITANEGFRGGKPVPLKATVDEAVAMEGSESIEKVVVLRRLENSSAAFNDARDVWWHELVEGQPTQCEPEWVDAEHPLFILYTSGSTGKPKGIQHSTGGYLLGALTTMKWVFDYREGDVYWCTADVGWITGHSYVAYGPLAIGATQVVFEGVPTFPDAGRFWQMIEKHKVTTFYTAPTAIRSLIKLGGDLPKQYDLSSLRLLGTVGEPINPEAWIWYHETVGGGRCPIVDTWWQTETGANMIAPLPGAVATKPGSCTLPIPGIIADIVDEAGAPVEPGKGGFLVVRKPWPSMVRTIWNDPERFKKTYFPEDFNGQLYLAGDSAHFDENGYIWIMGRVDDVLNVSGHRLGTMEIESALVANPLVAEAAVVGKPHEIKGESVCAFVVLKGARPEGDDAKRIAKELREWVAHEIGKIAMPDEIRFGDNLPKTRSGKIMRRLLRDIAKGQEITQDTSTLENPAILEQLAKSAI